The Flavobacterium sp. K5-23 genome segment ATTATTTTCAAGAAAAAGGGTTTGTATACGTTAATACGCCAATTATCACAGGATCTGACGCTGAAGGTGCTGGTGAAATGTTTAAAGTAACTGCTTTGCCATTTGACGGAACGCCAAGAACCGAAGACGGGAAAGTAAATTACAAGGAAGATTTCTTTGGGAAAGAAACAAATCTAACGGTTTCAGGACAGTTAGAAGGAGAGACTTTTGCTATGGCATTGGGACAGATTTACACTTTTGGACCTACGTTTAGAGCGGAGAATTCAAATACTTCTCGTCACCTTGCAGAGTTTTGGATGATTGAGCCAGAAGTGGCTTTCAATGATTTGAATGACAATATGGATCTTGCTGAAGATTTTATTCAGTATGTTATCAAATACGTATTAGACAAATGTCCAGAGGATTTAAAATTCCTTGAAGGAAGATTGCTTGACGAAGAAAAATCAAAACCACAAGCGGAAAGAAGCGAGATGGCTTTGCTTGACAAATTGAATTTTGTTTTGGAAAACAACTTTAAACGCGTATCTTATACGGAAGCAATTGACATTTTAAGAGAGTGCACACCAAATAAAAAGAAAAAATTTAACTATATCATTAACGAATGGGGAGCTGATTTACAATCAGAGCACGAGCGTTATTTAGTGGAGAAACACTTTAAATGCCCAGTAATCTTGTTTGATTACCCAGCAAACATCAAAGCGTTTTATATGCGTTTGAACGAAGACGGAAAAACGGTACGTGCGATGGATATTCTTTTTCCAGGAATTGGAGAAATCGTAGGAGGATCTCAAAGAGAAGAGCGTTTTGATGTTTTGGTCGAAAAGATGAAAGCATTAGGAATCGACGAAGAAGAATTATGGTGGTATCTTGACACAAGAAGATTTGGATCAGCAGTTCACTCAGGTTTCGGACTTGGTTTCGAAAGACTGGTTCTTTTTGTAACAGGAATGACAAACATACGTGACGTAATTCCTTTCCCAAGAACACCAATGAACGCGGAATTTTAGAACAAAGAATCTAAGTTGCAAAGTCGCTAAGATTCTAAGTTTTTTTTAGATAGTAAATAAAATAATTATAATTCGTCAACAAAAGTTACTTTGCAACTTTGTAACTTAGTAACTCAGTCACTTTTTTTATGCTAAAGCAATTCTTAAATTTAAAATTATCCCAGAAATTATCTCCACAGCAAATTCAGCTGATGAAGTTAATTCAGTTGCCTACGCAAGCTTTTGAACAACGTCTATTAGAAGAAATGAATGAGAATCCGGCTTTGGAAGCTGGAAGTGAAGAGGACGATTACGAAAAAGACGAATTCGAGAATGAAGACTATGATGATTACGATGAGTCGGAATCAGAAAGAATAGATGCCGAAGACATCAACATAGACGAATATTTAAGCGATGATGATTCGCCAGATTACAAAACCCAGGCTAACAATTACAGTGACGATGACGAAAGTCGCGAATCACCGCTTGCGGCCTCAGTTAGTTTTCATCAGGATTTAATCAATCAATTGAATACTTTTATATTGAATGATGAAGAACGTGATATTGCTGAATTTCTAGTGGGAAGTATTGACGATATGGGTTACATCCGTAGAAGTATTCCCGATATAGTTGATGATATGGCGTTTACTCAAGGTATTTATACTGATGAGAAAATAGTAGAACGAATGTTACATGTAATTCATGAATTGGAACCTTCAGGTGTTGGTGCACGCGATTTACAGGAATGTTTATTGTTGCAGTTAAAGCACAAAACACCTACGGAATCAGTGGATTTAGCAGTCGATATTATCGAAAATCAGTTTGACGCTTTTACAAAAAAACACTACGATAAATTATTACAAAAATACAATGTGTCGAATGAATTGCTAAAAAAAGCAATACATGAAATTGAGAAATTGAATCCAAAACCGGGTGGAGCTTACACTGGAAGTAACAAAGTCACTGAAAATGTAGTTCCGGATTTTGCCATTAGAATTGTTGAAGGCGAACTGGAATTGACCTTAAACGGAAGAAACGCACCTTCCCTGCATGTTTCCAAAGATTATCAGGAGATGATGCAAACCTATAAGGATTCTCGTGACAAATCAGGTGCTCAAAAGGACGCTGTTCAATTTATCAAGCAAAAACTTGATTCTGCCAAATGGTTTATCGATGCGATACGTCAACGTCAAGAAACCCTATTCGTGACTATGAATGCTATTATGCATTATCAGGAAGAGTATTTTCTTGAAGGGGACGAAACCAAATTGAAACCGATGATCCTAAAAGACATCGCTGATTTAGTTGGGCTTGACATATCAACTGTTTCTCGTGTGGCCAACAGTAAATATGTGGAAACACCTTATGGAACTAAGTTGATTAAAGAGTTCTTCTCGGAAGCCATGAAAAACGATCAAGGTGAAGATGTTTCTACACTTGAAATCAAAAAAATACTGCAAAATATTATCGAGGAAGAGGACAAGAAAAAACCTCATCCAGATGATCAACTTGCCGAATTACTAAAAGAAAAAGGCTATCCTATTGCAAGAAGAACCATTGCAAAATACAGAGAGCAACTTGACATTCCTGTTGCCAGGATGAGGAAGAAGATATAAATTATGATTTTCTAAAACCATTAAGAAATTGAGTTAATTAAGCTTTGCCTTGATTTATCTTAATTCCTTAATGGTTTTTTTACAGCGAATAAAAAAATGGCTAAACTGAATTACAGTTTAGCCATTTTTATTATACTACAGATTTAATTATTTCTCTTCTTGATCTTTTTTCATCGCGTGGTAATAGGCAGCACGACTTAACGGCTCATATTCTTCCGTTTCTCCCAGCATAACAAGTTTATCACTGTCGGATTTACGAAAACTGTAATTGGCAAGATTCCCGGTACGAGTGCAAACTGCATGTACTTTAGTCACATATTCGGCTGTAGCCATCAATGCAGGCATTGGTCCAAAAGGATTTCCCTTAAAATCCATATCTAATCCGGCAACAATTACACGAATCCCTTGGTTCGCAAGGTCGTTGCAAATAGTCACAATCTCATCATCAAAAAACTGAGCCTCATCTATTCCCACCACATCACAGCCTTGAGCCAAAATAGCAATATTTGCGGCAGCTGGAACTGGAGTCGAGCGAATTTCATTTGAATCATGCGAGACAACCATCTCGTCATGGTATCGAGTATCGATGGCGGGTTTAAATATTTCGACTTTTTGCTTGGCAAATTGCGCTCTTTTCAGGCGACGAATTAGTTCTTCGGTTTTACCCGAAAACATCGAACCGCAAATAACTTCGATCCAACCAAATTGTTCTTTATGATTTACTGTATTTTCGAGAAACATTTTGTCTTTTTCTTCCTTTTAAAATGAATAGTTTTTATTACTTTGTACCGTAATAAACCAACTTAAAAATTTTACACTTTTAGTTCGATTCAAAAGTAGAGAATTTTTATCAAATCGATGATTTACGAACGTTTATTTAATTAATAAAAAATCAAACAAAGGACACTTCTTTCTGAAATTTGACGCAAAAAAATAAAACATTTTAAAAAATACGCCTTACTCATTATAATTTCAAAAGTTATGAAAAAAAGATTGGAAGCCGATTTAATCAGCATTGCCCACAGAATATTAAAAATAAGAAATAAATCTGACATCAATCAATTGCATTTGGAAACCCAAAAATTATATGAAAAACTGTCGGTTTTACGATTTGTGGAGGAGCATTATGGAGAAATTAAACCTACCATAGGGTTAGAAAATATCGAAAATGAAATAGAAGAATTTTTTGATAACACTACTGAATTACCTGTTGAGACCGTTATTGAAATGACCGAAAGCAACATGGCACAAGAAATTGATGCGGAAGAGGAAGTTATTGTTGATGTTGTGGAAGAAACAATTGAAAATGAAGTTGAAGAAGAAACAATAGAAAACGAAAGTCCTATTACAGGTTTTGAAGCAGACTTAATGGAACTACAAATTGATCCAGAAGAAGCTTTGGAAGACGACATCACCTCTGAAAATCTAGAGGAAGAAAATGAAACTGAAACTGATGAAGAAATTGATGCCGTAGAATTATCAAATGAGGAGAGTTTGATTTTTGAGGAAGAAGTTGAAGAAACAGAAGACATAGAAGACATAGAAGAGAGTCTTGAAGAAGATAATGATAAATTTGAAACTGCAATTGACTTCTCAAAAGAAATAGAAACTACCACTAAACCGGAAGCTGTTCAAATTTCGTTTGAAGATTTATTAGGCGGAAATTACAACGACACTTTTTTCGTGAAAGTCGACGACGTAGAACCAGCCTTAGCTCCCATTGTGTTTGATGCTGTAGAAGAGGAAAAATCAGTTGCTGCTGAAACAAAAAAAGAAGAAAAAGATGCCAAAATCGTCTCTTTAAATGACAAACTTTCTAAAGGAATTGATATTGATCTTAACGATCGAATAGCCTTTGTAAAGCATCTTTTTGGCAACAATAGCGAAGATTACAACCGCGTATTGAATCAGTTAATTACGTTTGACAATTTCCATGAAACACGTAATTTCATAGAAGAAATGGTAAAACCGGATTATAATAACTGGGAAGGAAAAGAAGATTATGAAGATCGTTTTATGGAAATTATTGAAAAGAAATTCCTTTAAAATAAAATTTGGTCCTAGCTTTTGTAAAAATAATACAAATCGTGTTTAAACAATTATGTCAAAATTATATATCGTACCCACGCCAATAGGCAATCTCGAGGACATGACGTTCAGAGCCATCAGAATCCTCAAAGAAGTAGATTTGATATTGGCCGAAGACACGCGTACCAGCGGGAAACTCTTAAAGCATTTTGAGATTGGCACCCACATGCACAGTCATCATATGCATAACGAGCACAAGACTGTTGAGAATTTGATTTCGAGATTAAAAGCAGGCGAGAACATTGCTTTGATTTCTGATGCAGGAACTCCTGCGATTTCTGACCCAGGTTTTTTACTAACACGTGCCTGTATAGAAAACGGTGTCGATGTGGAATGTTTGCCTGGTGCTACCGCATTTGTCCCTGCTTTAGTAAACAGCGGACTGCCAAATGACAAATTTGTTTTTGAAGGTTTTTTACCTGAGAAAAAAGGAAGACAAACCAGATACCTCGAGCTTGCAGAAGAAACCAGAACAATGATTCTTTATGTTTCACCACATAAATTGGTAAAAACATTAGCTGAGTTCATCACTTATTTTGGTGAAGATCGACCAATTTGTGTTTCTAGAGAATTATCAAAATTACACGAAGAAAACGTGAGAGGAACCACTCGTGAAGTGTTGACCCATTTTGAAAAAACAGCTCCACGTGGAGAAATCGTTGTGGTTGTTGGCGGTAAACCGATCGTTAAAGAAGTTAAAAAAAGAAAATTCGAAAAAGACGAGCCAGAAGAAACAGAAGAAGTATAATTTATAACATATGACTTTAGAAACTTATATTACCCAATTAAAACAGTCTCCAAAAACTATTGCGTTTACTGAAACTATCGCAATAATAGAAGGAAATTATACTTTTACCCCAACAGCATTCCAAAACGGAAACCAACATAATGCGGCGGGTGAGAATTCAGGATCTTGCAAATTGTTTGCTTTCGCCAAATTGCAAAACCTAACACCCGAAGAAACATTAGCTTGTTTTGGCGGGTATTATTTTGAAGATGTTTTGAAAAACCCAGAAGGAAATGACCATCAAAATATTCGGAATTTTATGAAAACCGGATGGAACGGAATTCGTTTTGAAGGAGAAGCTTTAGAGAAGAAATAAAAAGTGAGGAGTGAATGGTGAAAAGTTATTTTAAATTTCATAATTTATTTCAATCATACAAATAAGGTCAATTACAACGTGCAAACAAAATCCTAATTCCTAAATATTATAATCCCAAATTAATATGCGTTGGACCCTTAAACCAAAACCTTCAGAGGAAAAGATTAAAAACTTAGCGCAAGCTTTGAACGTAGAAGATTTTGTAGCCACTTTATTAGTACAACGTGGGATTGAATCTTTTGAAGAAGCCAAAGATTTTTTTCGCCCTTCCCTATCCCATTTACACGATCCGTTTCTAATGAAGGATATGGAAAAAGCGGTAAAAAGGATTGAAGAAGCGATTGAAAACCAAGAAAACATTCTTGTTTTTGGCGATTATGATGTCGATGGCACCACTGCCGTTTCACTCGTTTCCTCGTATTTAAAATCCTATTACCCTAATATTGCCACTTACATTCCAGATCGTTATGCCGAAGGTTATGGTATTTCATTCAAAGGAATTGACTTTGCTGATGACAATGGATTCACATTAATTATTGCATTGGATTGCGGTATAAAATCTATTGAACATGTCGCTTACGCAAAAGAACGAAACATTGATTTCATCATTTGCGACCACCACAGACCCGGAAACACCTTACCAGAAGCAGTTGCTGTTCTCGACCCAAAACGGGAAGATTGTACTTATCCATATGATGAACTTTGCGGTTGTGGTGTTGGGTTCAAATTAATACAGGCTTTAGGAAGTAATAGAGGTCAAACTATTGCCGATTTTGTTCCTTACTTGGATTTAGTCGCTACCGCCATTGCAGCCGATATTGTTCCTATGACTGGAGAAAACAGAGTCTTGGCTTATTTTGGATTACAAGTAATCAATAGCGATCCTAGACCTGGAATCAAAGCTTTGATTCATCAAATAAAAAAACAAACCTTAGATATTACTGATGTTGTTTTCATCATTGCTCCCAGAATAAATGCGGCAGGAAGAATCAAACACGGAAACCACGCAGTAGAATTACTAACCGAATTTAATTTTGAACAAGCCCAACAGTTCGCCTCAGAAATTGAACAATACAATTCGGATCGAAAAGAATTAGACAAGCAAATAACCAAAGAAGCATTTTTGCAAATTGAAGAAAATCAAGAACAAGAACGATTCTCAACAGTTGTTTATCAGGAAGACTGGCACAAAGGAGTAATTGGTATTGTGGCTTCTCGATTAATCGAAACCTATTATCGTCCTACCTTAGTATTTACCAAAAGTGGAGATAAATACGCCGCTTCGGCACGTTCTGTAAAAGGTTTTGATGTTTATAATGCGTTGGAAGCTTGTTCACAACATTTGGAGCAATTTGGCGGACATATGTATGCTGCGGGAATGACATTAAAAGAAGAAAACTATGCTGTTTTTAAAGAAGCATTTGAGAAACAAGTTCAAGAAACCATTCATCCTGATTTGTTGACTCCAGAAATTGAGATTGATGCCGAGATAGATTTTTCAGACATTACACCTAAACTTTCTAGGATATTAAAGCAGTTTGAACCTTTTGGTCCTCAAAATATGACTCCGATATTTTTGACTAAAAATGTAAAAGACACAGGTTACCCTAAAAAATTAGGAGCCGATGATGAACATTTAAAACTGTATGTAAAACAAGGCAATTCGGAAGGAATGTCTGCCATCGGTTTTGGACTGGGAGAAAAATTTGAATTGACAACCCAACAAAAACCATTTCAGGCTGTTTATTGTATTGATGAAAACGAATGGAACGGAAAAGTCACTACCCAATTAAGATTAAAAAATATTAAACCATGAGTTTTGATAAAATAAAAAAGAAAGATCCCTACGCTGCTTTACGCTATAAAGAATTCAACACCTTTTTATTATTACGATTCGCTATGGTTTTTGCCTGGTCGATGCAATTTATCGTAATCGAATGGCAAGTTTACAGCATCACCAAAGATCCTCTTTCACTAGGAATTATAGGTTTAATGGAAGTAATTCCAGCAATTTCATTGGCATTGTTTGCAGGACACATTGTGGATCAAAAGGAAAAGAAAGGGCTGTTATTGAAATGTATTCTGGCTTTTTCGGTAATCAGTTTTGGTTTGTTTTTACTGACATGGCCAGCGGTTGTAAAAGATTATGCAACCCAAACAATATTGTATTCTATCTATTTCTTGGTTTTTCTAGGAGGATTAGTCCGAGCATTTCTTGGACCCACAATCTTTTCGCTATTGTCATTATTGGTTCCTAAAAAGGTGTATCCAAATGCAGCTACTTGGAGTAGCTCCGTTTGGCAAATTGCCTCAGTAGTAGGACCTGCTTTTGCTGGGTTTTCCATTACATTAATTGGAGTTCACTGGTCTATGTGTTCCGTTTTTATATGTTCCGTTTTTGCTTTACTTGCTTTATCTCAAATCGAAAAAAAGCCTATTTTAAATCCAAAAATTGGCGAACCTATAATGCAAAGTTTGAACGAAGGTATAAAATTTGTCTTCAATAACAAAACGGTACTTGGCGCCATAACACTCGATATGGTGGCCGTTCTTTTTGGGGGAGCGATTGCACTTCTACCTATTTTTGCCCAAGACATTTTAAAAGTTGGACCTGAAGGTTTTGGTTTTTTAAGAGCCGCTCCAGCAATTGGTGCCTTTATCACAATG includes the following:
- the asnS gene encoding asparagine--tRNA ligase gives rise to the protein MRHTKVKDLLNSTTTLHEVNAKGWVRTFRNNQFIALNDGSTINNIQCVVDFENTPDETLKRITTGAAISVTGTLIESKGAGQKFEIQVNKLEILGDSDAEKFPIQPKNKPSLDFLRENAHLRVRTNMFGAIMRVRSVLSFAVHNYFQEKGFVYVNTPIITGSDAEGAGEMFKVTALPFDGTPRTEDGKVNYKEDFFGKETNLTVSGQLEGETFAMALGQIYTFGPTFRAENSNTSRHLAEFWMIEPEVAFNDLNDNMDLAEDFIQYVIKYVLDKCPEDLKFLEGRLLDEEKSKPQAERSEMALLDKLNFVLENNFKRVSYTEAIDILRECTPNKKKKFNYIINEWGADLQSEHERYLVEKHFKCPVILFDYPANIKAFYMRLNEDGKTVRAMDILFPGIGEIVGGSQREERFDVLVEKMKALGIDEEELWWYLDTRRFGSAVHSGFGLGFERLVLFVTGMTNIRDVIPFPRTPMNAEF
- the rpoN gene encoding RNA polymerase factor sigma-54, whose product is MLKQFLNLKLSQKLSPQQIQLMKLIQLPTQAFEQRLLEEMNENPALEAGSEEDDYEKDEFENEDYDDYDESESERIDAEDINIDEYLSDDDSPDYKTQANNYSDDDESRESPLAASVSFHQDLINQLNTFILNDEERDIAEFLVGSIDDMGYIRRSIPDIVDDMAFTQGIYTDEKIVERMLHVIHELEPSGVGARDLQECLLLQLKHKTPTESVDLAVDIIENQFDAFTKKHYDKLLQKYNVSNELLKKAIHEIEKLNPKPGGAYTGSNKVTENVVPDFAIRIVEGELELTLNGRNAPSLHVSKDYQEMMQTYKDSRDKSGAQKDAVQFIKQKLDSAKWFIDAIRQRQETLFVTMNAIMHYQEEYFLEGDETKLKPMILKDIADLVGLDISTVSRVANSKYVETPYGTKLIKEFFSEAMKNDQGEDVSTLEIKKILQNIIEEEDKKKPHPDDQLAELLKEKGYPIARRTIAKYREQLDIPVARMRKKI
- a CDS encoding thymidine kinase; its protein translation is MFLENTVNHKEQFGWIEVICGSMFSGKTEELIRRLKRAQFAKQKVEIFKPAIDTRYHDEMVVSHDSNEIRSTPVPAAANIAILAQGCDVVGIDEAQFFDDEIVTICNDLANQGIRVIVAGLDMDFKGNPFGPMPALMATAEYVTKVHAVCTRTGNLANYSFRKSDSDKLVMLGETEEYEPLSRAAYYHAMKKDQEEK
- the rsmI gene encoding 16S rRNA (cytidine(1402)-2'-O)-methyltransferase, producing the protein MSKLYIVPTPIGNLEDMTFRAIRILKEVDLILAEDTRTSGKLLKHFEIGTHMHSHHMHNEHKTVENLISRLKAGENIALISDAGTPAISDPGFLLTRACIENGVDVECLPGATAFVPALVNSGLPNDKFVFEGFLPEKKGRQTRYLELAEETRTMILYVSPHKLVKTLAEFITYFGEDRPICVSRELSKLHEENVRGTTREVLTHFEKTAPRGEIVVVVGGKPIVKEVKKRKFEKDEPEETEEV
- a CDS encoding HopJ type III effector protein, with amino-acid sequence MTLETYITQLKQSPKTIAFTETIAIIEGNYTFTPTAFQNGNQHNAAGENSGSCKLFAFAKLQNLTPEETLACFGGYYFEDVLKNPEGNDHQNIRNFMKTGWNGIRFEGEALEKK
- the recJ gene encoding single-stranded-DNA-specific exonuclease RecJ, whose amino-acid sequence is MRWTLKPKPSEEKIKNLAQALNVEDFVATLLVQRGIESFEEAKDFFRPSLSHLHDPFLMKDMEKAVKRIEEAIENQENILVFGDYDVDGTTAVSLVSSYLKSYYPNIATYIPDRYAEGYGISFKGIDFADDNGFTLIIALDCGIKSIEHVAYAKERNIDFIICDHHRPGNTLPEAVAVLDPKREDCTYPYDELCGCGVGFKLIQALGSNRGQTIADFVPYLDLVATAIAADIVPMTGENRVLAYFGLQVINSDPRPGIKALIHQIKKQTLDITDVVFIIAPRINAAGRIKHGNHAVELLTEFNFEQAQQFASEIEQYNSDRKELDKQITKEAFLQIEENQEQERFSTVVYQEDWHKGVIGIVASRLIETYYRPTLVFTKSGDKYAASARSVKGFDVYNALEACSQHLEQFGGHMYAAGMTLKEENYAVFKEAFEKQVQETIHPDLLTPEIEIDAEIDFSDITPKLSRILKQFEPFGPQNMTPIFLTKNVKDTGYPKKLGADDEHLKLYVKQGNSEGMSAIGFGLGEKFELTTQQKPFQAVYCIDENEWNGKVTTQLRLKNIKP
- a CDS encoding MFS transporter, giving the protein MSFDKIKKKDPYAALRYKEFNTFLLLRFAMVFAWSMQFIVIEWQVYSITKDPLSLGIIGLMEVIPAISLALFAGHIVDQKEKKGLLLKCILAFSVISFGLFLLTWPAVVKDYATQTILYSIYFLVFLGGLVRAFLGPTIFSLLSLLVPKKVYPNAATWSSSVWQIASVVGPAFAGFSITLIGVHWSMCSVFICSVFALLALSQIEKKPILNPKIGEPIMQSLNEGIKFVFNNKTVLGAITLDMVAVLFGGAIALLPIFAQDILKVGPEGFGFLRAAPAIGAFITMLITAYVPLSKNAGMKLLTAIFAFGICIIVFGLSTIFWVSLLALFFSGVFDGISVVIRQTILQLKTPDHMRGRVSAVNSMFVGSSNELGAFESGVTAKLMGTVTAVVFGGSMTLLIVLITGISSKSFRNLDLTKDLEEHENQE